Proteins from a genomic interval of Mesorhizobium sp. CAU 1732:
- a CDS encoding MarR family winged helix-turn-helix transcriptional regulator: MRQVHPVFEALRTSVDACTCASMRKATRITAQLYDRLLEPSGLTTAQFSLLAALYYADAVPMTRLAEKLVLDRSTLTRTLAPLEREGLVEVRPGADRRVRVVAISVRGLERLIGALPYWQEAQERLQSNLGDTEWAALRRSLQFVTSASRKSVAELPSSRSAHFQEG, encoded by the coding sequence ATGAGGCAGGTGCACCCTGTATTCGAAGCACTGCGCACATCGGTCGATGCGTGCACATGCGCCTCGATGAGGAAGGCCACGAGGATCACGGCGCAACTGTATGATCGGCTGCTCGAACCCTCCGGTCTGACGACTGCGCAATTCTCGCTGCTTGCGGCGCTCTATTATGCCGACGCGGTACCAATGACCCGGCTTGCCGAAAAGCTTGTGCTTGACCGGTCCACGCTGACCCGGACGCTGGCGCCGCTTGAGCGTGAGGGACTGGTGGAGGTGCGGCCGGGAGCAGACAGGCGCGTCCGCGTTGTCGCGATTTCGGTTCGCGGTCTCGAACGGCTGATCGGCGCTTTGCCTTATTGGCAGGAAGCACAGGAGAGGTTGCAGTCCAATCTCGGCGATACGGAATGGGCGGCCCTGCGGCGTTCGCTGCAGTTCGTTACGTCTGCTTCGCGCAAGTCGGTCGCGGAGCTTCCGTCTTCGAGATCAGCTCATTTCCAGGAGGGATAA
- a CDS encoding 2-hydroxychromene-2-carboxylate isomerase, translated as MSKSVEFFFDYGSPATYLAYKRLPDIARAHGAEVKYRPFLLGGLLKAVGNSAPTDLPAKREWMWQDLARIAKRYDIPFKVNSAFPVNTLVLMRAATAVEPTGRLLEFSDAIFGALWEKDRNLGDLHVLREVVTGAGFDFEQIAADSQKADVKDRLRVSTEEAADRGAFGAPTFFVAGEMHFGQDRLEYVQLALAGAAKQNVSQGAV; from the coding sequence ATGTCAAAAAGCGTCGAGTTCTTTTTCGACTATGGAAGCCCGGCAACCTATCTTGCCTACAAGCGGCTGCCTGATATCGCGCGCGCCCACGGTGCTGAAGTCAAGTATCGCCCGTTTTTGCTGGGTGGCCTGTTGAAAGCGGTAGGGAATTCCGCGCCCACCGACTTGCCGGCGAAACGGGAGTGGATGTGGCAGGATCTTGCGCGGATCGCCAAGCGGTACGACATTCCATTCAAGGTCAATTCGGCCTTTCCGGTCAACACGCTGGTGCTGATGCGTGCTGCAACCGCGGTCGAGCCCACCGGCCGGCTGCTCGAATTCTCGGACGCCATCTTCGGCGCGTTGTGGGAGAAGGACCGCAACCTGGGCGACCTGCATGTCCTCAGGGAGGTGGTTACCGGGGCGGGTTTCGACTTCGAGCAGATCGCAGCCGACAGCCAAAAGGCCGACGTCAAGGACCGTCTCCGTGTCTCGACGGAGGAAGCCGCCGACCGCGGCGCGTTTGGTGCCCCGACGTTCTTCGTCGCGGGCGAGATGCATTTCGGGCAAGATCGCCTTGAATATGTGCAACTTGCGCTAGCCGGAGCTGCGAAACAAAACGTGTCGCAGGGGGCCGTCTAG
- a CDS encoding enoyl-CoA hydratase yields MIEKHFSAEDGVLQITINRPEKKNAITFEMYEALIGALRDAAERTDVFVVVIAGKQAAFTVGNDLANFAEWPEDDKATAAWRFLEALSTHPKPVIAAVDGLAIGIGTTMLLHCDLAYATPNARFQLPFVSLGLVPEAASSILLPLLVGRKIAGNLLFTGEPFTAEEAFSFGLLNDIYSVEDFLPQVMKKAKQIADKPATAIQATKRLMTYGLSDTVNRQMELEQTSFNHLLKGPDFAEAFSAFRERRKPNFRHSSESANLEPNQ; encoded by the coding sequence ATGATCGAGAAACATTTCTCTGCAGAAGACGGCGTTTTGCAGATCACGATCAACCGTCCCGAAAAGAAGAATGCCATCACCTTCGAGATGTACGAGGCGTTGATCGGAGCGTTGCGGGACGCGGCCGAGCGGACCGACGTGTTCGTGGTGGTTATTGCAGGTAAGCAGGCAGCCTTTACTGTCGGCAACGATCTAGCGAACTTCGCTGAATGGCCGGAAGATGACAAGGCAACTGCTGCGTGGCGTTTCCTTGAGGCGCTCAGCACGCATCCAAAGCCAGTAATCGCTGCTGTGGACGGTCTCGCCATTGGCATTGGCACGACGATGCTACTGCACTGCGATCTCGCCTACGCAACTCCGAACGCGCGATTCCAGCTTCCCTTCGTCAGTCTGGGTCTGGTGCCGGAAGCCGCATCCTCTATCCTTTTGCCGCTGCTCGTCGGACGAAAGATCGCCGGCAATCTTCTCTTCACGGGCGAGCCGTTCACCGCTGAGGAAGCATTCTCCTTTGGCCTGCTAAACGACATCTATTCGGTCGAAGACTTTCTGCCACAGGTTATGAAAAAGGCGAAGCAGATCGCCGATAAGCCGGCGACAGCGATCCAGGCAACGAAGCGCCTTATGACATACGGACTATCTGACACGGTAAATCGTCAGATGGAACTTGAGCAGACGTCCTTTAATCACCTCCTGAAAGGTCCCGACTTTGCGGAAGCTTTTTCAGCATTTCGCGAACGCAGAAAGCCAAACTTCAGACATTCAAGCGAATCGGCCAACTTAGAACCGAACCAATGA